Part of the Candidatus Zixiibacteriota bacterium genome, TGGATAGTAGCTAACTATCCCGAACAAGAATGTGAGGCAAAAGATGTTATCAAAAAAAACACGTAGATTAATCCTTATGGCTATTATAACGATTTGCGTAACGGTAAATCCTTTACGTGCCAGAAGCCTGGATTTTGGATTTGGAGTTGGGACCAGTACAGTCGGAATTGGGATTAATTTGAACGCGACCTATCAGATTAAGACATTATCCTATTCTTTCCGTGTCATAAGGCACGAAGAAATGCAGATCATTGGCACAACTTCGCCTTCCGAATCCGCGACCGATGTTTCGTTTTTAATTGGATTGAGATCAAGAAAAGAAGGGAATTTATCGTCTTCGCTTGAGCTGGGAGTGGGCTGGCTCAATATGGTCACTCGAGGAGATCTCATCAGCCGTGGGTTTTTTCATACGAGCCATGAAAAGATTCATGTAAAGACATTTGGTATGGCGTTTCAAACTCAACTTTATTATAAACATGTCGGGTTAAATATTTTCGCCAATTTCTCCAATTTAGCCAAACTAAGCCAGGATAAACCCTTCGGCGGCGTGGCGTTGTGCGTCAGATTCGGGGGGTGATAATTCATATCTATTCGATAGAATACTTTTATGCTCTAAGATTACGGGCAGTTGGCGCAGGGTTCCGGGCCGTTATTCTGCAAATATTGAATAAGATATAAGGCGTCTCCCACATTAACCGATCCATCACAATTAGCATCGGCTGCTTCCATTGGATCTGGGGGCGGGCCGCTATTGAATATGAAGTCAATTATATATTGCGGGTCATCACCGTCAACAACACCATCACCGTTGGCATCGCCGCAAATAAAAGTAAGCTCTTCGATTGTTACTAATCCATCAATCAAAGTCGGGAATATAGATGCACCCGTGGTATCGCCCAATTCGTTTTTATCATAGGCGTCTTCGGCAAACGCTATGTTGGTTTCTCCCAAAGGAGCATCGTTTTTCACATCAAGAAATAAACGAATAATCGGTTCCGAATCAGATGAGATTTTGGCGTTCAGGTCCATATCCGGTAAAAATCTGATTAATATTTCACCTGGTTCGCGGCGCTGAGTTTCTACCACGCCGCCGCTTGAAATATAATTCTGGCAACGATTCAGTAGTTCGTATGCCAGAGTAATGGTATCACTTTGAGGATCCAAAAATACCGGATTAAATATGGCGGTATCATATATTAATCGAGCCTGCAAACCGCTCACTGTTTCCAAATTAGAAAATTCAATATTTAGCGGGATATTTTCAGCTCCAGTTGTTGCCGTAAAAGGTGAAATTCTTATCGTATCGTTAATTGATATACTCTCCGGGCCAATGATTTCAGAATATATTGTTGATTCCCGGAAACCCTGTTCATAGCAGGGGTCGCAATTCCGATAACTCTCTTCATCTATAATCAGTCTTATCAAATATACAAAGTCGGCAACAGTCAAAGCGGCATTATCACAATTAACATTTGAATTTATTATGCTTTCCTGTTCATGCCCCTGAAATGCGGAAGTTCCCCACCTAAAATAATTAACGAACATGACTGCGTCAGACACTTCGCAATTCAATCCATTAAAATTAATATCGCCGGTATATTCGTTTCCGGTTGAATTAAGGCCATGTTCAAACCATATATCGCTCATCTCGAAAAAAAGGCCATTGCTGTAAACATCACAAAACCATACATGCCAAAACTCCTCTATTGTTTCCGGCCTGAGCAAATCATGCGTCTTGTGAAGAACCACATCCATAATTTCATTCATGCTGATATTCAGGTTATCTTTTACATTATCAGGATGGTGTGGTCTGTCAAGAATTCCCCAATCGATTTCACCGCTGTAATCATCGACATTGTCGTCATAAATATCCCACAGTATTCCGGCGACAGATGCTTCGCAGCTATCACCCATAGCATTTGCTGAACCCTCCGTTAGATTATGCGTGACACCTTGCCGTCCCCATTCTCCATTTTCTGAATTAACCCATAACGTATCCTTGAAATTATTGTAGCTGTCATACCATACTTCGCGGTTTTCACTAAACGAAGCCCAAAAATGGGCGAAACCTTCAAGCGATGCCAGGCCAGGAGGAACTATGAAGTTCCAATAATGTGATTGACTAATATTTAGGTCAAAAAATCGGTCAAGCAGTTCATATTTGTGAGCCAATTCATGATATATAACGCCGGCGTCATAAGAGTCCGGGTAGGCTAAAGCGGGATCATTAGCAGTAGATATTCTAAGTGACTGAGCACTTGCACCCGTTTCAACGCTGTCATTTAGGATAGCGGTATGTTTTCCGGGGTACAGACCGGTAACGGAATTCCAAAGCTTGAAATTATTACGGGCGATATCGGCCACGTAGAAATAATCACTTTTCGAGGTATCTATGCCAATATTGTATAAATTTAAGATACCACATCCCACATTTTCATTTACGTCAGAATCGTAATAATAAGTTATTTGTCCCGCCAGATCGCTTTTGACCTCAATTGTATCATTATCAGCGAATATCCGAACGGCAATATCCAATTCGGTTCCGTCATTATCGGCATACATGTTAAGTACCGGATCGAATTGAAAATATCCCAAATTATTGGTAAATGTCAGCCCATCATCGACCCTGATTCGGGGCGTGTTGGTCGATAAGTCATAATCCCATAGTTCAACGCGAAAGTACGATAAACTATGATACTGTAAATATGGTTGTCCCAATTCCCAATAATTTATCCGGCCGCTGACAGTTACTGTGGGACTGTCTTCACCCCAGACCCAGACGTTGTCGAGAAAAACCCCATTCTCGGAAGTGACAATATTATGAGAAACGAATTTGAAACAAAAATCCAGCGAATCCTCACCCTGGGGATTATCAATTTGAAAAGTGTAGATCTTCCATCCATAATCATTATCAGGGAAACGCCATGAGTCACCAAAATGTACAGCCGCGCTTGTCCATTCCTCTCCCAATTTATACCAGAAGAAACAATTGTCGTATTCATAAGGAAGATTTGATGCCAGTTCATGATTAATGCAATATGAAATGTAAACGCGCAATTGTTCGCCGACATAAATTTGTTCGGCGAGCAAAAGCGGCGATTCAATATTGTGCGTGTATTGACTGCATTGATTGTATCCGGCGGCCCAGGCATATCTATATCCACCGTCGCAGGGATTTTCATTGGGGCACTCTTCAATTTTCCATATATGTATGCCGTTTAATGGATTTAAATCATCCGTAATCCATGAATTTCCCAATGATGAACGTTCAAAATTATCATAAAGCAGATCGCCGCCCGATGACGATTCCTGATTTTCAGGCGGTTCTTCGTCAGGATCGGAGTATGGCAGTATTTTGATTCCGTTTTCAAGAAGAGTATCCAGTTGTTCGGGAGTCAGAAAAACTTTATAGTGATGTTCTTTGGTAGTTGAGATAAGAGAATCAACCTTGCCTTTAGCAAAATCGTAATCTTTGGTAGCGGACAAGTCGAGAATGAATACATCTTTCCGCATCCACTCCCAGTATTCTATCATTCGTTCATCGTCTTTGGCATCTTTTGGATCGGCAAAAGTAGGTGCAAGGCGAAATTTATATTCACCTTTCCTGCGAATATATGTTTTGTTGCCAACTACCAGCGTTTGAGCGGAATATTCGGTCAAAGGCGTCTTTTCCATCTCTTTCATTTTTCGGTATTGTTGCTCTTCCTTCGTAATTATTCTTGGCTTTCGTTTAGTAGGGTCAGAACCTCTATTTTTCTTAGGATTGCCGTGAAAAAAACCTTTGCTTTCTGTCGTTACCCAAAAATAGTTTATAAGCATGCCAATACTATCTCTTGACCGAATCGTAATTTCAAATCCTGATGTGTCATTTTCAGGAATATTGAACTTCAGTTCGAAGACTGCAGGATTTTCTTTGCTGGCTATGCCGGTCATGATCATCGGACCCTTGTATTGCAGATTGTCGATAGTGTCGATATTGAAAGTAATCTCACATTCCTTACATTTCCATAAGGCGGGACTTCCCTCAAAATTAGGCGTGACAAATGAGGTGAGAATTACTTCTCCGCTGGACAGCGAATCAGGTGAAATCGTATATTCTATATTGAATAGGTGTATTATTGAAGGTTTAGTTGCATTAGCCCCGGTTTTCATAATGACAACTGCCAGAGCAATTATCATCACGATAACGAAATATCTCGATATTTTCATAAAATTACCTCCCGAGTGATTGGGTTGACTATACCTTATACCAAATATCGCTCTGTCCGGATTAATATCTAATCCCCTGAACGAGCATAAACATAATTAAGAATAATTATATTATTGTGTCAATACATTTTTTTGCGGATGGAGCCCCTCGAAAAAGCGCTTCACCTATTTTTCGGAGGTCGTCGCCGAATCAAGACCTGGCGCAACGTTTTACAATGCTGCTGCCGCCTCGGTCGTGAAAGTCCAGACCGTATCGGATGGAATTGGTTGATTGGTGATGTCGCGTACGCCCATCGTTAAAATGACTTTATAGGTATGATTTGGCAAAAACGGCTGCGCCGGAACAAACGTCGCGGTTTTATTACTATACGTCCTGATACCTGATACAAGATTTTCATCCTCATCCAAAACCGCAAAGGAACTGCTGTTGATTGTCGATAAATCCATGTCGTTGGTAAACGTCACCCACACGGTCGTATCGATCGGGACTCCTATCGTTCCCGGTTGGGGATAAACCGAAAC contains:
- a CDS encoding dockerin type I repeat-containing protein; the encoded protein is MKISRYFVIVMIIALAVVIMKTGANATKPSIIHLFNIEYTISPDSLSSGEVILTSFVTPNFEGSPALWKCKECEITFNIDTIDNLQYKGPMIMTGIASKENPAVFELKFNIPENDTSGFEITIRSRDSIGMLINYFWVTTESKGFFHGNPKKNRGSDPTKRKPRIITKEEQQYRKMKEMEKTPLTEYSAQTLVVGNKTYIRRKGEYKFRLAPTFADPKDAKDDERMIEYWEWMRKDVFILDLSATKDYDFAKGKVDSLISTTKEHHYKVFLTPEQLDTLLENGIKILPYSDPDEEPPENQESSSGGDLLYDNFERSSLGNSWITDDLNPLNGIHIWKIEECPNENPCDGGYRYAWAAGYNQCSQYTHNIESPLLLAEQIYVGEQLRVYISYCINHELASNLPYEYDNCFFWYKLGEEWTSAAVHFGDSWRFPDNDYGWKIYTFQIDNPQGEDSLDFCFKFVSHNIVTSENGVFLDNVWVWGEDSPTVTVSGRINYWELGQPYLQYHSLSYFRVELWDYDLSTNTPRIRVDDGLTFTNNLGYFQFDPVLNMYADNDGTELDIAVRIFADNDTIEVKSDLAGQITYYYDSDVNENVGCGILNLYNIGIDTSKSDYFYVADIARNNFKLWNSVTGLYPGKHTAILNDSVETGASAQSLRISTANDPALAYPDSYDAGVIYHELAHKYELLDRFFDLNISQSHYWNFIVPPGLASLEGFAHFWASFSENREVWYDSYNNFKDTLWVNSENGEWGRQGVTHNLTEGSANAMGDSCEASVAGILWDIYDDNVDDYSGEIDWGILDRPHHPDNVKDNLNISMNEIMDVVLHKTHDLLRPETIEEFWHVWFCDVYSNGLFFEMSDIWFEHGLNSTGNEYTGDINFNGLNCEVSDAVMFVNYFRWGTSAFQGHEQESIINSNVNCDNAALTVADFVYLIRLIIDEESYRNCDPCYEQGFRESTIYSEIIGPESISINDTIRISPFTATTGAENIPLNIEFSNLETVSGLQARLIYDTAIFNPVFLDPQSDTITLAYELLNRCQNYISSGGVVETQRREPGEILIRFLPDMDLNAKISSDSEPIIRLFLDVKNDAPLGETNIAFAEDAYDKNELGDTTGASIFPTLIDGLVTIEELTFICGDANGDGVVDGDDPQYIIDFIFNSGPPPDPMEAADANCDGSVNVGDALYLIQYLQNNGPEPCANCP